One window of Thermocoleostomius sinensis A174 genomic DNA carries:
- a CDS encoding sulfite oxidase-like oxidoreductase, whose amino-acid sequence MLGKFFQKPDPEFKDRVPPGQHLAKGFPVLTYGQTPQVSTEGWEFKVWGLATPKTFTWNDFMAMPQHEFTADFHCVTTWSKLDVKWRGVKVTDFMNYIEVDPKAAHVMEHCYGGYTTNIAIEDFVREENFFAHTLFDEPLPADHGGPLRLVVPHLYAWKSAKWINGLEFLEQMELGFWERNGYHQRGEPWAEERYSSRW is encoded by the coding sequence ATGTTGGGCAAATTTTTTCAAAAACCAGACCCTGAATTCAAAGATCGTGTTCCGCCTGGACAACATCTAGCCAAAGGCTTTCCAGTGTTGACCTATGGTCAAACGCCGCAGGTGAGTACGGAAGGGTGGGAGTTTAAGGTATGGGGCTTAGCCACTCCTAAAACGTTCACCTGGAATGACTTTATGGCCATGCCACAGCACGAATTTACTGCCGATTTTCACTGTGTCACCACATGGTCAAAGCTAGATGTGAAATGGCGCGGGGTAAAAGTTACTGACTTTATGAACTATATCGAGGTAGACCCCAAAGCGGCGCATGTCATGGAGCACTGCTATGGCGGTTATACTACTAATATTGCGATCGAAGATTTTGTTCGCGAAGAAAACTTTTTTGCCCACACCCTGTTCGACGAACCATTGCCTGCCGATCATGGTGGTCCCCTGCGCTTGGTAGTGCCGCACCTATACGCTTGGAAAAGCGCTAAATGGATTAATGGACTTGAGTTTTTAGAACAGATGGAGCTAGGCTTTTGGGAACGCAACGGCTACCATCAGCGAGGGGAACCTTGGGCTGAAGAGCGCTACAGTAGCCGCTGGTGA
- the rpmF gene encoding 50S ribosomal protein L32, whose product MAVPKKKTSSSKRDMRRAHWKRKAAVAAQKALSLGKSVLNSSKENRSFRHPQDEEDEGEE is encoded by the coding sequence ATGGCTGTACCTAAGAAGAAAACCTCAAGTTCCAAACGGGACATGCGTAGAGCGCATTGGAAGCGCAAAGCAGCTGTTGCAGCGCAAAAAGCTCTGTCGCTTGGTAAGTCTGTTTTGAACTCGTCCAAAGAGAATCGTAGCTTCAGACATCCTCAAGATGAGGAGGACGAAGGCGAAGAGTAA